In the Pseudoalteromonas undina genome, one interval contains:
- the rpsO gene encoding 30S ribosomal protein S15: MSLSNQEKIDIIAKFARAEGDTGSPEVQVALLTFDINKLQGHFADHKHDFHSRRGLLRKVSTRRKLLDYLKGKDISRYTALIKELGLRR, from the coding sequence ATGTCACTAAGCAATCAAGAAAAAATCGATATCATTGCTAAATTCGCACGCGCTGAAGGCGACACTGGTTCACCTGAAGTACAAGTAGCATTACTTACTTTTGATATCAACAAGCTTCAAGGTCACTTTGCTGATCACAAGCATGACTTCCACTCACGTCGTGGTCTGCTTCGTAAAGTAAGCACTCGCCGTAAACTGCTTGATTACCTTAAAGGTAAAGATATCTCGCGTTACACTGCGTTAATCAAAGAGCTTGGCCTACGTCGCTAA
- the rbfA gene encoding 30S ribosome-binding factor RbfA: MREFSRTDRVAQQIQKEIAVILQREIKDPRLGMVTVSAVEVSRDLSYAKVFITVFNTEDENAAKQSAKVLNEATGYIRSLLGKRIRARIMPELKFVVDNSLMEGMRISNLVDSIIREDNAKHVDDETDSEEGTKD; the protein is encoded by the coding sequence ATGAGAGAATTTTCTCGCACTGATCGTGTTGCTCAGCAAATTCAAAAAGAAATTGCTGTGATTCTACAACGCGAAATTAAAGATCCGCGCTTAGGCATGGTGACAGTGTCTGCGGTAGAAGTATCACGCGATTTATCTTATGCCAAAGTTTTTATCACGGTGTTTAACACTGAAGACGAAAATGCAGCAAAACAGAGTGCAAAAGTACTGAACGAAGCAACGGGCTATATCCGTTCGTTACTAGGTAAACGTATTCGCGCACGTATTATGCCAGAGCTTAAATTTGTGGTTGACAACTCATTAATGGAAGGGATGCGCATCTCTAACTTAGTGGACTCTATCATTCGTGAAGATAATGCTAAGCATGTTGATGATGAAACAGATAGCGAAGAAGGCACTAAAGACTAA
- a CDS encoding cryptochrome/photolyase family protein → MKKYNTLKLILGDQLNPAHSWFKDKSDDTVFVIAELIQEAHYVKHHVQKISAFFKAMENFANALKDAGFNVLHLTLDDTKDDDDLPALLTRLAKQHECTSIEYQYPDEYRLKTQLHEFATNSELTVNACDSEHFLLAFNDIDKRFKKDKHVTMEHFYRAMRKQFDILMDDDKPAGGQWNFDANNRNKFSKSDLADIPGPKLFKNDVSAIIERLDSHNVEYFGQIETQLSWPTTRKQAISTLDHFCAHLLPRFGQFQDAMTDQCPDKDTFYHSRLSFALNAKILHPRYVIDRVVKEFHQRQDEISISQVEGFIRQVLGWREYVRGVYWKNMPDYANKNQLNATRVLPSYFWNGKTKMNCLSHSLTQSLDSAYAHHIQRLMVIGNFCLLTAISPDEVDEWYLGVYIDAIEWVEMPNARGMSQFADDGIIATKPYAASGNYINKMSDYCKSCQYKVKEKVGKDACPLNSLYWQFMQKHRERLEKNPRIGMVYRNWDKQDESLRQETLEQANNYLNNIEKL, encoded by the coding sequence ATGAAAAAATACAACACACTAAAATTGATTTTAGGTGATCAGCTCAATCCTGCTCATTCGTGGTTTAAAGACAAATCAGACGACACAGTATTTGTTATTGCTGAGCTTATACAAGAAGCACACTATGTAAAACACCATGTGCAAAAAATATCAGCCTTTTTTAAAGCCATGGAAAACTTCGCTAATGCATTAAAAGATGCTGGCTTCAATGTTTTACATCTCACGCTAGATGACACCAAAGACGATGATGACTTACCCGCTCTTTTAACGCGTTTAGCCAAGCAGCATGAATGTACCTCTATTGAATATCAATACCCAGATGAGTACCGTTTAAAAACACAGCTTCACGAATTCGCGACTAATAGCGAGTTAACGGTGAATGCCTGTGACAGCGAGCATTTTTTATTAGCATTTAACGACATAGATAAACGCTTTAAAAAAGATAAACACGTCACCATGGAGCATTTTTATCGGGCAATGCGTAAGCAGTTTGATATTTTAATGGACGATGACAAACCTGCCGGTGGGCAATGGAACTTTGATGCCAATAACCGTAATAAGTTTTCAAAAAGTGATTTAGCCGATATTCCTGGGCCTAAATTATTTAAAAATGACGTGAGTGCCATTATTGAGCGCTTAGATTCGCATAACGTAGAATATTTTGGACAAATAGAAACTCAGTTAAGCTGGCCAACAACCCGTAAGCAAGCAATAAGTACGCTTGATCATTTTTGTGCGCATTTACTACCTCGATTTGGTCAGTTTCAAGATGCGATGACAGATCAATGTCCTGATAAAGATACCTTTTATCACAGCCGGTTATCGTTTGCGTTAAATGCCAAAATTTTACACCCTCGCTATGTTATCGACCGCGTGGTTAAAGAGTTCCACCAACGTCAAGATGAAATATCTATTTCTCAGGTTGAAGGCTTTATTCGCCAAGTTCTGGGTTGGCGCGAATATGTGCGTGGCGTGTATTGGAAAAACATGCCCGATTACGCCAACAAAAACCAGCTTAATGCAACTCGTGTACTGCCGAGTTATTTTTGGAATGGTAAAACAAAAATGAATTGCTTAAGCCACTCATTAACACAAAGCTTAGACAGCGCGTATGCCCATCATATTCAGCGCTTAATGGTAATAGGCAATTTTTGTTTATTAACCGCCATCAGTCCCGATGAAGTGGATGAATGGTATTTAGGTGTTTATATCGATGCAATTGAATGGGTAGAAATGCCTAACGCCCGAGGGATGAGCCAGTTTGCTGACGATGGCATCATAGCCACTAAGCCTTATGCGGCTAGCGGCAACTATATAAATAAAATGAGCGACTACTGTAAAAGCTGCCAATACAAAGTAAAAGAAAAAGTGGGTAAAGACGCGTGTCCGCTAAACAGCCTCTACTGGCAGTTTATGCAAAAACACCGAGAACGACTTGAGAAAAACCCGCGAATAGGCATGGTTTATCGTAATTGGGATAAACAAGATGAATCATTGCGCCAAGAAACCTTAGAGCAAGCTAACAACTATTTAAATAATATTGAAAAGCTATAA
- the rimP gene encoding ribosome maturation factor RimP, giving the protein MTKLEQDLVTMLTPAVEMLGFELHGLEFVQAGRHSTLRVYIAHEDGISVDNCADASRQISAILDVEDPITNEYDLEVSSPGVDRPLFKQDHYEQAQGEEVRVRTKLPQDGRRNFKGDLIAVSSDMITLSSDGAEHLIMLSNIERANIIAKF; this is encoded by the coding sequence GTGACAAAACTTGAACAAGATTTAGTAACCATGTTAACGCCTGCGGTAGAAATGCTAGGCTTTGAATTACATGGTCTTGAGTTTGTACAAGCGGGTCGCCATTCTACCTTAAGAGTATACATTGCTCACGAGGATGGAATTTCAGTTGACAACTGCGCAGATGCAAGTCGTCAAATTAGTGCGATTTTAGACGTCGAAGACCCGATTACAAACGAATATGATTTGGAAGTGTCGTCTCCTGGTGTTGATCGTCCATTATTCAAACAAGATCACTACGAGCAGGCGCAAGGAGAGGAAGTACGCGTGCGTACTAAGCTTCCACAAGACGGTCGTCGTAATTTTAAAGGCGACTTAATAGCAGTTAGCAGCGATATGATCACATTATCTAGCGATGGTGCAGAGCATTTAATCATGCTTAGTAACATTGAACGTGCGAACATAATCGCAAAGTTTTAA
- the nusA gene encoding transcription termination factor NusA, with protein sequence MAKEILLVAEAVSNEKAVPKEKIFEALEFALATATKKKHDGEIDVRVAIDRKTGDYDTFRRWQIAEVLEDGSLENPYSEITLEAAQVEEPDLKMGDYVEEQIESIKFDRITTQMAKQVIVQKVREAERALVVEAYKDQQGELVTGVVKKATRDAIVLDLGNNAEAVIYRDDMLPRENFRPGDRIRGLLYEVKPEARGAQLFVTRSKPEMLMELFRIEVPEIGEEMIELRAAARDPGSRAKIAVKSNDKRIDPVGACVGMRGARVQAVSSELGGERVDIVLYDDNPAQFVINAMAPAEVASIVMDEDTHSMDIAVEADNLAQAIGRNGQNVRLASQLTGWELNVMTVDEMRAKNEAESDKLINLFTENLDIDDEFASLLINEGFSTLEEVAYVPASEFLEIDGLDEETVDVLRSRAKDALTTKALKTEESLEGAEPAEDLLALEGLERHLAFVMASKGVVTLEDLAEQGIDELVDITELSAEKAGELIMAARNICWFADE encoded by the coding sequence ATGGCAAAAGAGATATTATTGGTTGCTGAAGCCGTTTCCAATGAGAAAGCGGTTCCAAAAGAAAAGATTTTTGAAGCTCTAGAGTTCGCATTAGCGACAGCGACAAAGAAAAAGCATGATGGTGAAATTGATGTACGTGTTGCAATTGACCGCAAAACTGGCGATTACGATACATTCCGTCGCTGGCAAATAGCTGAAGTATTAGAAGATGGTTCTTTAGAGAATCCATACAGCGAAATCACGTTAGAAGCTGCTCAAGTTGAAGAACCAGACTTGAAAATGGGCGACTACGTAGAAGAGCAGATTGAATCAATTAAATTTGACCGCATAACAACACAAATGGCTAAGCAAGTAATCGTACAAAAAGTACGTGAAGCAGAGCGTGCCTTAGTGGTTGAAGCGTACAAAGATCAGCAAGGCGAGCTAGTAACGGGTGTTGTTAAAAAAGCAACGCGTGATGCAATCGTACTTGATTTAGGTAATAACGCAGAAGCGGTTATTTACCGTGACGACATGCTGCCACGTGAAAACTTCCGCCCAGGCGATCGTATTCGTGGTCTTCTATATGAAGTTAAACCAGAAGCACGTGGTGCACAGTTATTTGTAACCCGTTCTAAACCAGAAATGCTGATGGAATTATTCCGCATTGAGGTGCCAGAAATTGGCGAAGAGATGATTGAATTACGTGCCGCAGCTCGTGATCCAGGTTCACGCGCTAAAATCGCAGTTAAGTCTAATGATAAGCGTATAGACCCTGTAGGTGCGTGTGTTGGTATGCGTGGCGCACGTGTTCAAGCGGTATCGTCAGAACTTGGCGGTGAGCGTGTTGATATCGTACTTTACGATGACAACCCAGCACAGTTTGTTATTAACGCAATGGCACCAGCAGAAGTGGCTTCAATCGTAATGGATGAAGACACTCACTCAATGGATATTGCTGTTGAAGCTGATAACTTAGCACAAGCTATTGGTCGTAATGGTCAAAACGTACGTTTAGCAAGCCAGTTAACTGGCTGGGAATTAAACGTAATGACCGTTGATGAAATGCGCGCTAAGAACGAAGCTGAGTCAGATAAGTTAATTAACTTATTTACTGAAAACTTAGATATTGATGACGAGTTTGCGTCATTACTTATCAACGAAGGTTTCTCAACACTTGAAGAAGTTGCGTATGTACCTGCTTCTGAGTTTTTAGAAATCGACGGCTTAGATGAAGAAACAGTGGACGTATTACGTTCACGTGCAAAAGATGCATTAACAACGAAAGCCCTTAAAACGGAAGAAAGCTTAGAAGGCGCTGAGCCTGCTGAAGACTTACTTGCGCTTGAAGGCTTAGAGCGTCATTTAGCATTTGTTATGGCAAGCAAGGGTGTAGTAACACTTGAAGACTTAGCTGAGCAAGGCATTGATGAGCTTGTAGATATTACAGAGCTATCTGCAGAGAAAGCGGGCGAGCTAATTATGGCTGCACGTAATATTTGTTGGTTTGCAGACGAGTAA
- the nlpI gene encoding lipoprotein NlpI — MRLKHLALASFAILSLSACQATTKPAAIINVPFTAPLASDFRNEIAIARFSELLNRADLSTEQQAKLYYDRGVLFDSLGMTTLSRIDFNRAVKLKPDLAEVYNFLGIQHTLMQQYEKAYEYFDSAIELDQEHEYAYLNRGIALYYGDRATLAKDDFKTFLERSPNDPYRVLWLYLAQAAQDKTAAIAALKANAAALDENEWAYQLIALYVGDLSEKVFFSGIADGVSSQQEYAQRLCEAYFYLAKQHQAAGELSIATDYFKLALATNVHEFIEYKYARLELELMASESAG; from the coding sequence ATGAGACTTAAACATTTAGCCTTGGCATCTTTTGCTATTTTGTCTTTAAGCGCTTGTCAGGCTACTACTAAACCCGCTGCTATTATTAATGTGCCATTTACTGCACCGCTTGCATCAGATTTTAGAAATGAAATTGCCATTGCACGTTTTTCAGAGCTATTAAACAGAGCAGACTTGAGTACAGAACAACAAGCAAAGCTCTATTATGACCGTGGAGTACTGTTTGATAGCTTAGGCATGACGACTTTATCGCGAATTGATTTTAACCGAGCGGTTAAACTTAAGCCTGATTTGGCTGAAGTCTATAACTTTTTGGGTATTCAGCATACCTTGATGCAGCAATACGAAAAAGCATACGAGTATTTTGATTCAGCCATAGAGTTAGACCAAGAACATGAATATGCGTATTTAAATCGTGGTATTGCTTTGTACTATGGTGATAGAGCCACGCTTGCAAAGGATGACTTTAAAACATTCTTGGAGCGCTCTCCTAACGATCCTTACCGTGTATTGTGGCTTTATTTAGCCCAAGCAGCACAAGATAAAACCGCGGCAATCGCTGCGTTAAAAGCCAATGCGGCGGCCCTTGATGAAAATGAATGGGCGTATCAGCTTATTGCTTTGTATGTGGGTGATTTGAGTGAAAAAGTATTTTTTTCAGGCATAGCCGATGGTGTAAGTTCACAACAAGAATACGCTCAGCGTTTATGTGAAGCTTATTTTTACTTAGCTAAACAGCACCAAGCCGCAGGTGAGCTCTCAATTGCCACAGATTACTTTAAATTGGCGCTAGCAACGAACGTACATGAATTTATAGAATATAAGTATGCGCGTTTAGAGCTTGAGTTGATGGCCAGTGAAAGCGCTGGCTAA
- the pnp gene encoding polyribonucleotide nucleotidyltransferase, translated as MQAIIKEFQLGQHTVTLETGAIARQADGAVLASIGDTSVLVTVVGKREAQPGQDFFPLTVNYQERMYAAGRIPGGFLKREGRPNDGETLIARLIDRPIRPLFPNGFVNEVQVIATVVSVNPEIQPDMVAMIGTSAALAISGIPFSGPIGASRVGYINGEYVLNPTLKELEESQLDLVVAGTDNAVLMVESEADVLAEDVMLGAVVYGHEQSQSIINAINEFKAEAGKPTWDWTAPEKNVALEEKVATLAADKVGEAYRITDKVARKEALTAAKDAVVEALTSELAEGETLDKQEVGKVFGSLEKKIVRGRIAAGEKRIDGREPDMIRALDVMTGVLPRTHGSAIFTRGETQALVTATLGTERDSQLIDDLTGTHKNHFMLNYNFPPFCVGETGFVGSPKRREIGHGNLAKRGIQAVMPTLTDFPYSIRVVSEITESNGSSSMASVCGTSLALMNAGVPIKASVAGIAMGLVKEEENFVVLSDILGDEDHLGDMDFKVAGTTNGITALQMDIKIEGITQEIMQIALKQAKAARLHILNVMDEAISAPSEELSMFAPRIYTMQIPQKKIAEVIGKGGATIRQLTEETGTTIEIGDDGTIKIAATDGESAANAISRIEQLTAELEVGTIYEGKVVRIVDFGAFVNILPGKDGLVHISQISTERVNNVADHLSEGQEVKVKVLEVDRQGRVRLSIKEAMESASPAADESKDA; from the coding sequence GTGCAAGCAATTATAAAAGAATTTCAACTAGGTCAACACACAGTGACGCTAGAAACAGGTGCTATCGCTCGTCAAGCTGACGGCGCAGTACTAGCAAGCATTGGCGATACGTCAGTACTAGTAACGGTTGTTGGTAAGCGTGAAGCTCAACCAGGTCAAGATTTCTTCCCACTAACAGTTAACTACCAAGAGCGTATGTACGCTGCTGGTCGTATCCCAGGTGGTTTCCTTAAGCGTGAAGGTCGTCCTAACGATGGCGAAACACTTATTGCACGTCTTATTGACCGTCCAATTCGTCCACTTTTCCCAAATGGTTTCGTAAACGAAGTACAAGTTATCGCGACTGTTGTTTCTGTAAACCCTGAAATCCAACCTGATATGGTTGCGATGATTGGTACATCAGCAGCACTTGCTATCTCTGGTATCCCGTTCAGCGGTCCAATTGGTGCATCACGTGTTGGTTACATTAACGGTGAATACGTACTTAACCCGACACTAAAAGAGCTTGAAGAGAGCCAACTTGACTTAGTTGTTGCTGGTACTGATAACGCAGTACTTATGGTTGAATCAGAAGCAGACGTACTTGCTGAAGACGTAATGCTAGGCGCGGTTGTATACGGCCATGAGCAATCACAGTCTATCATCAATGCAATTAACGAATTTAAAGCAGAAGCAGGCAAGCCTACTTGGGATTGGACTGCACCTGAGAAAAACGTTGCATTAGAAGAGAAAGTAGCAACTCTTGCTGCTGATAAAGTAGGCGAAGCTTACCGTATTACTGATAAAGTAGCGCGTAAAGAAGCATTAACTGCTGCAAAAGATGCGGTTGTTGAAGCACTAACAAGCGAACTTGCTGAAGGCGAAACGCTTGATAAGCAAGAAGTAGGTAAAGTATTCGGTTCACTTGAGAAGAAAATCGTTCGTGGCCGTATCGCTGCTGGCGAAAAACGTATCGATGGTCGTGAACCAGATATGATCCGTGCTCTAGATGTAATGACGGGCGTACTTCCACGTACTCACGGCTCTGCAATCTTCACACGTGGTGAAACGCAAGCATTAGTAACAGCAACACTTGGTACAGAACGTGATTCACAGTTAATCGACGATTTAACTGGCACGCACAAAAACCACTTTATGCTTAACTACAACTTCCCTCCGTTCTGTGTAGGTGAAACTGGTTTTGTTGGTTCTCCTAAGCGTCGTGAAATCGGCCACGGTAACCTAGCTAAGCGTGGTATCCAAGCTGTAATGCCAACATTGACTGACTTCCCATATTCAATCCGTGTTGTATCTGAAATTACTGAATCAAATGGTTCATCTTCAATGGCATCGGTTTGTGGTACGTCTTTAGCGCTTATGAACGCAGGTGTTCCAATTAAAGCCTCAGTTGCGGGTATCGCAATGGGCTTAGTTAAAGAAGAAGAAAACTTTGTTGTTCTTTCAGATATCTTAGGTGATGAAGATCACTTAGGTGACATGGACTTTAAAGTAGCGGGTACAACTAACGGTATCACTGCACTGCAAATGGATATCAAAATTGAAGGTATTACTCAAGAAATCATGCAAATCGCGCTTAAACAGGCGAAAGCTGCACGTTTACACATTCTAAATGTAATGGACGAAGCGATTTCTGCACCTTCTGAAGAGTTATCTATGTTTGCTCCGCGTATTTACACGATGCAAATCCCACAGAAGAAAATCGCAGAAGTTATCGGTAAAGGTGGCGCAACTATCCGTCAGCTTACTGAAGAAACGGGTACTACGATTGAAATCGGTGATGATGGCACAATCAAGATTGCTGCTACAGACGGTGAAAGTGCAGCAAATGCAATTAGCCGTATTGAGCAATTAACTGCTGAGCTTGAAGTAGGTACTATCTACGAAGGTAAAGTGGTACGTATCGTTGATTTCGGTGCGTTTGTAAACATTCTTCCTGGTAAAGATGGCCTAGTGCATATCTCACAAATCAGCACTGAGCGTGTTAACAACGTTGCTGATCACCTTAGCGAAGGTCAAGAAGTTAAAGTTAAAGTACTAGAAGTAGACCGTCAAGGCCGTGTACGTCTAAGTATTAAAGAAGCAATGGAATCAGCATCACCTGCAGCTGACGAGTCTAAAGACGCGTAA
- the infB gene encoding translation initiation factor IF-2 has protein sequence MAEVNVEKLAGDIGTTVDKLLQQFSQAGITKQAGDNVTEAEKATLLDHLSKQHGGTGSEGPARMTLQRKSKSTLSVTGSTGKAKAVQVEVRKTRTYVKKSAVEQEQEQQRLAAEEKARLEGQQKAEQEAAELKAKQEAERKAKEDADRKAKEEAKRKADAERKAKQQQMTPEQSAKSEKDRIEAERLQKEAEEAALKKAEEEAKRQAEEARKLAEENSARWKKEEEERKKREETADHHLTTSTYAREAEDVADAREEQGSRRAKKKKKAPAKDKFAASKGKKGKLKAPASLQHGFQKPTADVKNEVRISETITVAELASRMAVKGAEVVKTMMKMGDMVTINQVIDQETAQLVAEEMGHKVIIVKENELEQTVLNDRHEDGKSEPRAPVVTVMGHVDHGKTSTLDYIRSAKVASGEAGGITQHIGAYHVETNGNMITFLDTPGHAAFTSMRARGAKATDIVILVVAADDGVMPQTKEAVQHARAAGVPLIIAVNKMDKEGADPDRVKNELAQLDVIPEDWGGDTQYVHISAKTGLGIDDLLEAVLMQSELLELNAPSEGMAAGVVIESRLDKGRGPVASILVQSGTLNQGDIVLCGLEYGRVRAMRDENGKDIKSAGPSIPVEILGLSGIPAAGDEATVVKDERKAREVALYRQGKFRDVKLARQQKAKLENMFTNMTEGDVSEVNVVLKADVQGSIEAISDSLTKLSTDEVKVKIVGSGVGGITETDATLAAASNAIVVGFNVRADASARKVIDSENLDLRYYSVIYALIEEVKQAMSGMLAPEFKQEIIGLAEVRDVFKSPKIGAIAGCMVTEGTIKRSAPIRVLRDNVVIYEGELESLRRFKDDVQDVRNGMECGIGVKNYNDVRVGDQIEVFETVEVQRSL, from the coding sequence ATGGCAGAAGTAAATGTTGAAAAACTAGCCGGTGATATAGGTACAACTGTTGATAAATTGCTACAGCAGTTTTCACAAGCCGGTATTACTAAACAAGCAGGCGATAATGTAACAGAAGCTGAAAAAGCGACGTTACTTGATCACCTAAGCAAGCAACATGGCGGTACTGGATCTGAAGGTCCAGCGCGCATGACATTGCAACGTAAGAGCAAAAGCACATTAAGTGTGACTGGCTCTACGGGTAAAGCAAAGGCTGTGCAAGTTGAAGTTCGCAAAACCCGCACTTACGTGAAAAAAAGTGCTGTTGAGCAAGAGCAAGAACAGCAACGTCTAGCCGCTGAAGAAAAAGCGCGTCTTGAAGGGCAGCAAAAAGCTGAACAAGAAGCCGCAGAATTGAAAGCGAAACAAGAGGCAGAACGTAAAGCGAAAGAAGACGCTGATCGTAAAGCCAAAGAAGAAGCTAAACGCAAAGCAGATGCTGAGCGTAAAGCGAAACAACAGCAGATGACCCCTGAGCAAAGTGCTAAGTCTGAGAAAGATCGCATCGAAGCTGAGCGTCTGCAAAAAGAAGCAGAAGAGGCCGCATTGAAGAAAGCTGAAGAAGAAGCGAAACGTCAAGCAGAAGAGGCAAGAAAGCTAGCTGAAGAGAATTCAGCACGCTGGAAGAAAGAAGAAGAAGAACGTAAGAAACGCGAAGAAACCGCGGATCACCACCTTACGACTTCAACTTACGCACGTGAAGCAGAAGATGTAGCAGATGCTCGCGAAGAGCAAGGCTCACGCCGTGCGAAGAAAAAGAAAAAAGCGCCAGCAAAAGATAAATTTGCAGCGTCTAAAGGTAAAAAAGGTAAGCTAAAAGCGCCAGCGTCATTACAGCACGGTTTCCAAAAACCAACGGCTGATGTTAAAAACGAAGTGCGTATTAGTGAAACAATTACAGTTGCTGAGCTTGCGTCACGCATGGCTGTTAAAGGCGCTGAAGTTGTAAAAACAATGATGAAAATGGGTGACATGGTTACGATTAACCAAGTTATTGACCAAGAAACTGCGCAACTTGTTGCAGAAGAAATGGGCCATAAAGTTATCATCGTTAAAGAAAACGAATTAGAGCAAACAGTACTTAACGACCGCCACGAAGATGGTAAGTCTGAGCCTCGTGCTCCAGTAGTAACTGTTATGGGTCACGTTGACCACGGTAAAACGTCAACGCTTGATTACATTCGTTCAGCTAAAGTTGCTTCAGGCGAAGCCGGTGGTATTACGCAGCACATTGGTGCATACCACGTTGAAACTAACGGCAACATGATCACTTTCCTAGATACTCCGGGTCACGCCGCATTTACATCTATGCGTGCTCGTGGTGCAAAAGCGACTGATATCGTAATCCTAGTAGTTGCAGCCGATGATGGTGTAATGCCACAAACTAAAGAAGCGGTACAGCATGCTCGCGCAGCTGGCGTTCCTTTAATCATTGCTGTTAACAAAATGGATAAAGAAGGCGCAGATCCAGACCGTGTTAAAAACGAGCTAGCTCAGCTAGACGTTATCCCAGAAGATTGGGGCGGTGATACGCAATACGTTCACATCTCAGCTAAAACAGGTCTTGGTATTGATGACCTTTTAGAAGCAGTATTAATGCAATCTGAGCTGTTAGAACTAAATGCACCTAGCGAAGGTATGGCTGCAGGTGTTGTTATTGAATCACGTCTTGATAAAGGCCGTGGTCCAGTAGCGTCTATCCTTGTTCAATCAGGTACGCTTAACCAAGGTGACATTGTATTATGTGGTCTTGAGTATGGCCGTGTTCGTGCAATGCGCGATGAAAACGGTAAAGACATTAAATCTGCGGGTCCTTCTATTCCTGTTGAGATTTTAGGTCTTTCTGGTATTCCAGCTGCAGGTGATGAAGCGACAGTAGTTAAAGACGAGCGTAAAGCACGTGAAGTTGCACTTTACCGTCAAGGTAAATTCCGCGATGTTAAATTAGCGCGTCAGCAAAAAGCGAAGCTTGAAAACATGTTTACTAACATGACTGAAGGCGACGTGTCTGAAGTTAACGTGGTACTTAAAGCAGACGTTCAAGGTTCAATTGAAGCAATTTCAGACTCACTAACTAAACTTTCTACTGATGAAGTAAAAGTGAAGATTGTTGGTTCTGGTGTTGGTGGTATCACTGAAACAGATGCAACTCTTGCTGCAGCGTCTAACGCAATCGTAGTTGGCTTTAACGTTCGTGCCGATGCATCAGCGCGTAAAGTGATTGACTCTGAAAACTTAGACCTTCGTTACTACAGCGTAATTTACGCACTTATCGAAGAAGTTAAGCAAGCCATGTCTGGTATGCTTGCTCCTGAGTTTAAACAAGAGATCATTGGTCTTGCTGAAGTACGTGATGTATTTAAGTCTCCAAAAATTGGCGCAATTGCTGGTTGTATGGTTACTGAAGGTACTATCAAACGTAGCGCACCAATTCGTGTACTTCGTGATAACGTGGTTATTTACGAAGGTGAACTTGAGTCATTACGTCGCTTTAAAGATGACGTACAAGACGTTCGTAACGGCATGGAATGTGGTATCGGCGTTAAGAACTACAATGACGTTCGCGTTGGTGACCAAATCGAAGTATTTGAAACAGTTGAAGTACAACGTAGTCTTTAA
- the truB gene encoding tRNA pseudouridine(55) synthase TruB: protein MARRSKGRPVDGILLLNKPEGISSNKALQQAKGIYFAQKAGHTGALDPLATGMLPICFGEATKFTQFLLDTDKTYVVRAKLGERTTTSDSDGEVVETRDVNVTSQLLSEEIAKFLGESDQYPSMYSALKYEGKPLYKYAREGIEVPRKCRKINVFSLTLDEFDEQANEIQMTAHVSKGTYIRTIVDDLGENLGCGAHVIMLHRSAVGHYPADKMVTLEQLETLLNQAKEQDVAPSTYLDELLLPMDTALVDLPVVEITKEQGMAFSHGQAVVLGKALPEGAIKVLADGIFIGTGERNPDGHLKSKRGLSNQQPE, encoded by the coding sequence ATGGCAAGACGCAGTAAAGGCCGTCCAGTTGATGGTATTTTGTTGTTAAACAAACCAGAAGGCATTTCATCAAACAAGGCATTACAGCAGGCTAAAGGTATTTATTTTGCGCAAAAAGCGGGGCACACAGGTGCGCTTGATCCGCTTGCGACCGGCATGCTGCCAATTTGTTTTGGTGAAGCGACTAAGTTTACCCAGTTTTTACTCGATACAGATAAAACCTATGTTGTTCGAGCTAAGCTAGGTGAACGTACTACCACATCAGACTCTGATGGCGAAGTGGTCGAAACTCGCGATGTGAATGTTACTTCCCAATTACTAAGCGAAGAGATTGCTAAGTTTTTAGGTGAGTCAGACCAATATCCATCAATGTATTCAGCGCTTAAATATGAAGGTAAACCTTTATATAAATATGCGCGTGAAGGCATAGAAGTTCCTCGCAAATGTCGAAAAATTAACGTATTTAGCTTAACGCTTGATGAGTTTGATGAGCAAGCTAACGAAATACAAATGACCGCACATGTATCTAAAGGTACGTATATTCGTACTATCGTTGATGATTTAGGTGAAAACTTAGGCTGCGGCGCGCATGTGATTATGCTGCATCGTAGTGCTGTAGGGCATTACCCTGCAGATAAAATGGTCACACTTGAGCAGTTAGAAACGTTATTAAATCAAGCGAAAGAACAAGACGTTGCGCCTTCCACTTACCTTGACGAACTATTATTGCCAATGGATACCGCGTTAGTTGATTTACCCGTTGTGGAAATTACTAAAGAGCAGGGAATGGCATTTAGCCATGGTCAAGCTGTGGTGTTGGGTAAAGCCCTGCCTGAAGGTGCAATTAAAGTCCTGGCTGACGGAATATTTATTGGTACGGGCGAACGTAATCCTGATGGCCATTTAAAATCAAAGCGTGGCTTGTCTAATCAACAACCAGAGTAA